A genomic stretch from Aedes albopictus strain Foshan chromosome 2, AalbF5, whole genome shotgun sequence includes:
- the LOC134287379 gene encoding uncharacterized protein LOC134287379: MDKDSSRILSMNKTLEEVRALNAKNDKLLKDFGIDLTNLSDAAQETLEDYAKIKYLTGLTEMDPSFVEAYCYQEQAKRLEARLQSLPLKADIKKLKAAIQREQNDLTKLERFVEETQAQLVPTDEMEKMRVTREAQIEMLRRKQRPLMEKADAINLDELIAKVDALEAEENN; encoded by the exons ATGGATAAAG ATTCTTCGAGGATATTGTCCATGAACAAGACGTTGGAAGAGGTTCGAGCGCTAA ATGCAAAAAACGACAAACTGCTCAAAGACTTCGGCATCGACCTTACCAACCTAAGCGACGCAGCACAAGAAACATTGGAAGACTATGCCAAAATCAAATACCTCACCGGTCTAACGGAAATGGATCCATCCTTCGTCGAAGCTTACTGCTACCAAGAGCAAGCCAAACGCCTCGAAGCACGCCTGCAATCGCTTCCACTGAAGGCCGACATCAAGAAACTGAAGGCGGCCATCCAACGAGAACAGAACGACCTCACCAAACTGGAGAGATTTGTGGAGGAAACACAAGCCCAACTGGTTCCCACCGACGAGATGGAGAAGATGCGCGTCACCCGCGAGGCGCAAATCGAGATGCTGCGACGTAAGCAGAGGCCCCTCATGGAAAAAGCGGACGCCATCAATCTCGACGAGCTGATAGCCAAGGTCGATGCACTTGAGGCCGAGGAGAATAATTAA
- the LOC134288547 gene encoding staphylococcal nuclease domain-containing protein 1-like, translating to MSAAPAAAAPAPAPVLKRGIVKQVLSGDSVIIRGQPKGGPPPEKQINFSGVIAPKLARRPTNNSTEITKDEPYAWEAREYLRQRLIGQEVYFFAERPPNATRDYGYVCLGKDPATSENIVESIVSEGLVSVRREGVRQTPELTRLCELEDASKAARKGKWSDSPSSDHVRNITWNIENPKAFFDHHDGKPIKAIIEHVRDGSTVRAFLLPEFQHVTLMMSGIRCPGFKLDLDGKPDATAEVPFAEEARYFVESRLLQREVEIRLESVNNSNFVGTIIFPKGNIAEALLKEGFAKCVEWSMPYVKEGVDRLRAAEKHAKANRLRLWKDYQAPTAAYNSKDKDFTGNVVEVFNGDAIMVKISNTVSKKVFLSSIKPPREAARTADEEGNLPPRPKGSRPLYDVPWMFEAREFLRKKLIGKKVHCSLDYVTPARDNFPEKCCYTVTLSGANVAEALVAKGLATVIKYRQDDDQRSVHYDELRSAETQAMKQLKGVHAKDDIPSHRINDLTVDHSRIKHQYLPSWQRALRTEAIVEFVASGSRFRIYCPKDSCLVTFLLAGISCPRSSRPALSGVPAQEGEPFGDDALQFSKERILQRDVSVKIETTDKAATSVIGWLWTENNVNLSVALVEEGLASVHFTAEKTEHYRALSEAEARAKAKRKNIWKDYVEKVEEDNKENEDEKDDPAAPADRKVKYENVVVTEVTPELHFYAQHADQGAKLEELMTKLRQEFRAMPPVTGAYNPRRGDMCAAKFSEDNEWYRAKVEKIEKGGNASILYVDYGNRETVPTTRLAMLPPAFVSDKPYAHEYSLALVVLPTDEEDKADALKAFAQDALNKTLQMNVEYRVSGAEHVTLVDPATKADLGKELINDGFLIAEKNKKDRRLQKLINDYKEAEQSARKNRNGIWQYGDSTEDQAGEFGLSR from the exons GTTCTGTCCGGAGATTCGGTCATCATCCGTGGCCAACCGAAAGGAGGACCCCCACCGGAGAAGCAGATCAACTTTTCCGGAGTGATTGCCCCGAAGCTCGCCCGCCGACCAACTAACAATTCCAC GGAGATTACCAAGGACGAACCGTACGCCTGGGAAGCCCGCGAATACCTGCGTCAGCGACTGATCGGCCAGGAAGTTTACTTCTTCGCCGAACGTCCGCCGAATGCCACCCGCGACTATGGCTACGTGTGCCTTGGAAAGGATCCGGCCACCTCGGAGAACATCGTCGAATCGATCGTGTCCGAGGGTCTGGTCAGTGTGCGCCGAGAAGGTGTCCGCCAAACGCCCGAGCTAACCCGCCTCTGTGAGCTGGAAGACGCCTCCAAGGCCGCCCGCAAGGGAAAATGGAGCGATTCACCCTCGTCCGACCACGTGCGGAACATCACTTGGAACATTGAGAACCCCAAGGCCTTCTTCGACCATCACGATGGTAAGCCAATCAAGGCCATCATCGAGCATGTTCGGGATGGATCAACGGTGCGTGCTTTCCTCCTGCCTGAATTCCAACATGTTACGCTGATGATGTCTGGCATCCGGTGCCCCGGTTTCAAGTTGGATCTCGACGGAAAACCGGACGCCACGGCCGAAGTGCCATTCGCGGAGGAAGCTCGGTACTTTGTGGAATCGCGACTGCTCCAACGGGAAGTTGAAATCCGGTTGGAATCGGTGAACAATTCCAACTTTGTCGGAACAATCATCTTCCCCAAGGGCAACATCGCCGAAGCCCTACTCAAGGAAGGTTTCGCCAAGTGCGTCGAGTGGAGCATGCCCTACGTCAAGGAAGGCGTTGATCGTCTTCGAGCCGCCGAAAAGCACGCCAAGGCCAATCGCCTCCGACTGTGGAAGGACTACCAGGCCCCCACCGCTGCGTACAACAGCAAGGACAAGGACTTCACCGGAAACGTGGTCGAGGTGTTCAACGGCGATGCCATCATGGTCAAGATTAGCAACACCGTGTCCAAGAAGGTATTCCTGTCCAGCATCAAGCCTCCACGTGAAGCCGCCCGTACTGCCGATGAGGAGGGAAATCTGCCACCTCGCCCGAAGGGATCCCGCCCTCTGTATGATGTTCCGTGGATGTTCGAGGCCCGTGAGTTCCTGCGCAAGAAGCTGATTGGCAAGAAGGTGCACTGCTCGCTGGACTACGTGACACCGGCCCGCGATAACTTCCCCGAGAAGTGCTGCTACACCGTGACGCTGTCCGGAGC CAACGTAGCGGAAGCCCTGGTAGCCAAGGGATTGGCCACCGTGATCAAGTACCGCCAGGACGATGACCAACGCTCGGTGCACTACGATGAACTGCGTTCCGCCGAAACGCAAGCCATGAAGCAGTTGAAGGGCGTGCACGCCAAGGATGACATTCCCTCGCACCGCATCAACGACCTGACGGTGGACCATTCCCGCATCAAGCATCAATACCTGCCCTCGTGGCAACGTGCCCTGCGCACCGAAGCCATTGTCGAATTCGTTGCCAGTGGTTCCCGGTTCCGAATCTACTGTCCCAAGGATAGCTGCCTGGTGACATTCCTGCTGGCCGGTATCTCCTGCCCCCGATCATCCCGACCTGCCCTGAGCGGAGTTCCGGCCCAGGAAGGAGAACCCTTCGGCGACGACGCCCTCCAGTTCAGCAAGGAGCGAATCCTCCAGCGGGACGTCAGCGTCAAGATCGAAACAACCGACAAGGCGGCCACCAGTGTGATCGGATGGCTGTGGACCGAAAACAACGTCAATCTGTCGGTGGCCCTCGTCGAGGAAGGTCTGGCTTCGGTGCACTTTACTGCCGAGAAGACGGAACACTACCGCGCTCTCAGCGAAGCCGAAGCCCGTGCCAAGGCCAAGCGGAAGAACATCTGGAAGGACTACGTGGAAAAGGTCGAAGAGGACAACAAGGAGAACGAAGACGAAAAGGATGATCCTGCTGCCCCGGCCGATCGCAAGGTCAAGTACGAGAATGTGGTGGTCACGGAAGTGACCCCGGAACTGCACTTCTACGCCCAGCATGCCGACCAGGGTGCCAAGCTAGAAGAGCTGATGACCAAGCTGCGCCAGGAGTTCCGTGCAATGCCTCCGGTCACCGGTGCGTACAACCCTCGACGAGGCGATATGTGCGCGGCCAA ATTCTCGGAAGACAACGAATGGTACCGTGCCAAGGTCGAGAAAATCGAAAAGGGTGGCAACGCTTCCATCCTGTACGTCGACTATGGCAACCGCGAG ACCGTTCCGACGACCCGCCTAGCAATGCTGCCGCCTGCCTTCGTTTCGGACAAACCGTACGCGCACGAGTACTCGCTGGCGCTGGTGGTCCTGCCAACCGACGAGGAAGACAAGGCCGATGCCCTCAAGGCGTTCGCCCAGGATGCGCTCAACAAAACCCTGCAGATGAACGTCGAGTACCG TGTCAGCGGTGCCGAACATGTGACTCTCGTTGACCCTGCCACCAAGGCCGACCTCGGCAAGGAGCTCATCAACGACGGTTTCCTGATTGCCGAAAAGAACAAGAAGGACCGCAGACTGCAAAAGCTG ATCAACGACTACAAAGAAGCCGAGCAGTCTGCGCGCAAGAACCGCAATGGCATCTGGCAGTACGGTGACAGCACCGAAGACCAGGCCGGCGAATTCGGCCTTAGCCGTTAA